From the Amycolatopsis thermoflava N1165 genome, one window contains:
- the arsM gene encoding arsenite methyltransferase: MGEQARELREQVRERYAEAAVRASAGAVASCCGGGCSSEMPDLTGGWYDETERSSLPTEAVLASLGCGNPLAVAELRAGETVLDLGSGGGIDVLLSARRVGPGGKVYGLDMTEEMLALALANAEKAGAANVDFLKGHIEAIPLPANRVDVIISNCVINLSVDKPAVFAEMFRVLKPGGRLGISDVVAEDQLTAGERAERGEYTACIAGALSFAEYREGLAGAGFTAIEITPTHEAAENMHSAIVRATKPHEAVARRELPLVMSSADGGCCG; this comes from the coding sequence ATGGGTGAGCAGGCACGGGAGCTGCGTGAACAGGTGCGCGAGCGCTACGCGGAGGCCGCGGTGCGGGCGAGCGCGGGAGCGGTGGCGTCGTGTTGCGGCGGCGGATGCTCCAGCGAGATGCCCGATCTGACCGGCGGCTGGTACGACGAAACGGAGCGGTCGTCGTTGCCGACGGAAGCGGTGCTGGCGAGCCTGGGCTGCGGCAATCCGCTGGCCGTGGCCGAGCTGCGGGCGGGGGAGACGGTGCTCGACCTGGGCTCCGGCGGCGGTATCGACGTCCTCCTGTCCGCGCGGCGGGTGGGGCCCGGCGGCAAGGTCTACGGGCTGGACATGACCGAGGAGATGCTGGCTCTGGCGCTGGCCAACGCCGAGAAGGCCGGGGCGGCCAACGTCGATTTCCTCAAGGGGCACATCGAGGCGATCCCGCTCCCGGCGAACCGGGTGGACGTGATCATCTCCAACTGTGTGATCAACCTGTCGGTCGACAAGCCCGCGGTGTTCGCCGAGATGTTCCGCGTGCTCAAGCCCGGCGGGCGGCTCGGCATCTCCGATGTCGTCGCCGAAGACCAGTTGACGGCCGGCGAGCGAGCAGAGCGCGGCGAGTACACCGCCTGCATCGCGGGGGCGCTGTCGTTCGCGGAGTACCGGGAGGGGCTGGCCGGGGCCGGGTTCACCGCCATCGAGATCACGCCGACGCACGAAGCCGCCGAGAACATGCACTCCGCGATCGTCCGTGCCACCAAACCCCACGAGGCGGTGGCCAGGCGGGAGCTGCCGCTGGTCATGAGCTCTGCCGACGGTGGGTGCTGCGGCTGA
- a CDS encoding arsenate reductase ArsC, which produces MTTPEVLFVCVHNAGRSQMAAALLDHHAAGRVTVRSAGSAPADTIIPAVVEAMREIGLDLSKEFPKPLTTDAVQAADVVITMGCGDACPVFPGKRYLDWQLEDPAGKGVDAVRPIRDEIDRRVRALLTELVSS; this is translated from the coding sequence ATGACCACACCCGAAGTCCTCTTCGTCTGCGTCCACAACGCCGGCCGCTCCCAGATGGCCGCCGCGCTGCTCGACCACCACGCCGCCGGGCGGGTCACCGTGCGCTCCGCCGGCTCCGCCCCCGCCGACACCATCATTCCGGCCGTCGTCGAAGCCATGCGCGAAATCGGCCTCGACCTGTCGAAGGAATTCCCCAAGCCGCTGACCACGGATGCCGTGCAGGCCGCCGACGTGGTGATCACCATGGGCTGCGGCGACGCCTGCCCGGTGTTCCCCGGCAAGCGCTACCTCGACTGGCAGCTCGAGGACCCGGCCGGCAAGGGCGTAGACGCCGTGCGACCCATCCGGGACGAGATCGACCGGCGCGTCCGGGCGCTGCTCACGGAATTGGTGAGCAGCTGA
- a CDS encoding DinB family protein, with protein MDRRAVHEQWERDRAAFHALLTAATAADLRRPSRGTRWTNRQLLFHMLFGYQVVRALQLLVRVVGRLPDPVSRGFARALDAAAAPFDVVNYLGSCGGGLLGPRWMGRWFDRIVASLHRSLDRAAEADLARGMHYPVRWDPFFTPYMTLADVYRYPARHFAFHRRQLTFTA; from the coding sequence ATGGATCGGCGAGCGGTGCACGAGCAGTGGGAACGCGACCGCGCCGCCTTCCACGCGCTGCTGACCGCCGCGACGGCCGCCGACCTGCGCCGGCCGTCGCGCGGCACCCGCTGGACCAACCGGCAACTGTTGTTCCACATGCTGTTCGGCTACCAGGTCGTGCGGGCTCTGCAGCTGCTGGTGCGCGTGGTCGGGCGTCTGCCGGATCCGGTGAGCCGCGGGTTCGCCCGGGCGCTCGATGCCGCGGCGGCGCCGTTCGACGTCGTGAACTACCTGGGCTCGTGCGGCGGCGGCCTGCTCGGGCCGCGGTGGATGGGCCGGTGGTTCGACCGCATCGTCGCTTCCCTGCACCGCAGCCTCGACCGCGCCGCCGAAGCCGACCTCGCGCGCGGTATGCACTACCCGGTGCGCTGGGATCCGTTCTTCACGCCCTACATGACCCTGGCCGACGTCTACCGGTATCCGGCCCGGCATTTCGCCTTCCACCGGCGGCAGCTCACTTTCACCGCGTGA
- a CDS encoding helix-turn-helix domain-containing GNAT family N-acetyltransferase: MTTTVDPQAQVLPDGEAATYADWFACLAEPTRVRLLHAVATAPRGITVGALTELLGISQSTCSHHVRKLADVGFVQVRKEGTATIVTVNAACCAGLPHAADAVMGLLAPRPCCPEDVPADVTVRALRDDDWPAVRRIYGEGMDTGIATFETTVPSRATLDAKWIAGQRWVAEIDGAVVGWAAATPVSTRECYSGVAETSIYVADGHRGRGVGKALIRRQVIALDEAGYWTLQTSVFTENRASLALHHSAGYRTIGIRERIAQRDGAWHDTVLLERRNNIS, translated from the coding sequence ATGACGACGACTGTGGACCCCCAGGCCCAGGTTCTGCCGGACGGGGAAGCCGCCACCTACGCCGACTGGTTCGCCTGCCTGGCCGAGCCGACCCGGGTGCGGCTGCTGCACGCGGTGGCCACCGCGCCCCGCGGGATCACCGTCGGCGCCCTGACCGAGCTGCTCGGGATCAGCCAGTCCACGTGCTCGCACCACGTGCGCAAGCTCGCCGACGTCGGGTTCGTGCAGGTCCGCAAGGAGGGCACCGCCACCATCGTCACGGTCAACGCGGCCTGCTGCGCCGGCCTCCCGCACGCCGCCGACGCGGTCATGGGGCTGCTCGCGCCGCGTCCGTGCTGCCCGGAAGACGTGCCCGCAGACGTCACCGTCCGGGCCCTGCGCGACGACGACTGGCCCGCGGTCCGCCGCATCTACGGCGAAGGCATGGACACCGGCATCGCCACCTTCGAGACCACCGTCCCCAGCCGCGCCACCCTCGACGCGAAATGGATCGCGGGGCAGCGGTGGGTGGCCGAGATCGACGGCGCTGTGGTCGGCTGGGCCGCCGCCACCCCGGTCTCCACCCGCGAGTGCTACTCGGGCGTCGCCGAGACGTCGATCTACGTCGCGGACGGCCACCGCGGCCGGGGTGTCGGCAAGGCGCTCATCCGCCGGCAGGTCATCGCACTCGACGAAGCCGGCTACTGGACCCTGCAAACCTCGGTCTTCACGGAGAACCGCGCCAGCCTCGCCCTGCACCACTCCGCCGGCTACCGCACCATCGGCATCCGCGAACGCATCGCCCAGCGCGACGGCGCCTGGCACGACACCGTTCTTCTCGAACGCCGCAACAACATCAGCTGA
- a CDS encoding FAD-dependent oxidoreductase translates to MSELPVVVVGAGPIGLAAAAELLERDLEPLVLERGPQAGASVAQWNHVRLFSPWSELVAPAAGRLLETTGWERPAADGYPTGQEWVARYLAPLAAALGDRVRLGAEVVGVARRGRDRVVDHGRDTEPLTVHVRHTDGREELITARAVVDASGTWTHPNPLGGDGLPALGERAAADRITYQVPDLQDPTVRVRFAGKHVAVAGSGHSALTALVALTGVEGTRISWILRRGSVGNTFGGGEADQLPARGALGLRAKEAVESGLVRVVAGFRTEAVERDEQGLLVLRSLDGGTVEGVDEVVVATGFRPDLSWLSELRLELDATLQAPVALAPLIDPNVHSCGTVYPHGAKELAHPEPNVYLAGMKSYGRAPTFLAMTGYEQVRSIAAALAGDHEAAGRVELVLAETGVCGGAGLFDEPAADASSGGCCGAAAEPELISLSAPPADR, encoded by the coding sequence ATGAGCGAGCTGCCCGTCGTGGTGGTGGGAGCCGGGCCGATCGGGCTCGCGGCCGCCGCCGAGTTGCTGGAGCGGGACCTGGAGCCGCTGGTGCTCGAACGCGGGCCGCAGGCGGGGGCGTCGGTGGCGCAGTGGAACCACGTGCGCTTGTTCTCGCCGTGGTCGGAACTGGTGGCCCCGGCGGCGGGTCGGCTGCTGGAGACCACCGGCTGGGAACGCCCCGCCGCCGACGGCTACCCGACGGGGCAGGAATGGGTCGCGCGTTACCTCGCCCCATTGGCGGCCGCGCTGGGCGATCGCGTCCGGCTCGGCGCCGAGGTGGTGGGCGTGGCCCGCCGCGGCCGGGACCGGGTGGTCGACCACGGGCGCGACACCGAGCCGCTGACGGTGCACGTCCGGCACACTGACGGCCGCGAGGAGCTGATCACCGCGCGGGCGGTGGTCGACGCATCGGGCACGTGGACCCATCCGAACCCGCTGGGCGGCGACGGTCTCCCGGCCCTGGGCGAGCGGGCCGCCGCGGACCGCATCACCTACCAGGTGCCGGATCTGCAGGACCCGACCGTGCGCGTCCGGTTCGCCGGCAAGCACGTCGCGGTCGCGGGCAGCGGGCACTCCGCGCTCACGGCGCTGGTCGCGCTCACCGGTGTGGAGGGGACGCGGATCAGCTGGATCCTGCGCCGCGGCTCGGTGGGCAACACCTTCGGCGGCGGCGAGGCCGACCAGCTGCCCGCTCGCGGCGCGCTCGGGCTGCGCGCCAAGGAGGCCGTGGAGTCGGGGCTCGTGCGGGTGGTCGCGGGGTTCCGCACCGAGGCGGTGGAGCGTGACGAGCAGGGGCTGCTGGTGTTGCGCTCACTGGACGGGGGAACCGTGGAGGGCGTGGACGAGGTCGTCGTGGCGACCGGGTTCCGGCCGGACCTGTCCTGGCTGTCGGAGCTACGGCTGGAGCTGGACGCGACGCTGCAGGCGCCGGTCGCGCTCGCGCCGCTGATCGACCCCAACGTGCACTCCTGCGGCACCGTGTACCCGCACGGCGCGAAGGAACTCGCGCACCCCGAGCCGAACGTGTACCTGGCCGGGATGAAGAGCTACGGCCGCGCACCCACGTTCCTCGCCATGACCGGGTACGAGCAGGTGCGCTCGATCGCCGCCGCACTGGCCGGGGACCACGAGGCAGCTGGGCGCGTGGAGCTGGTGCTGGCCGAGACCGGGGTGTGCGGCGGGGCGGGCCTGTTCGACGAGCCCGCGGCGGATGCGTCCTCGGGCGGGTGCTGCGGCGCCGCGGCCGAGCCGGAGCTGATTTCGCTGTCCGCGCCGCCGGCGGACCGCTGA
- a CDS encoding ArsR/SmtB family transcription factor — protein sequence MSNQLPLAEDAACCSPLVREPLSEPQAAELARVFKAVGDPVRLRLLSLIASHDGGEACVCDLTGAFELTGPTISHHLKVLRESGLVTGERRGTWIYYRVQPETLARLSAVLTPAAVTA from the coding sequence ATGTCGAATCAGTTGCCGCTCGCGGAGGACGCCGCCTGTTGCTCGCCGCTCGTGCGCGAGCCCCTGTCCGAGCCGCAGGCCGCGGAGCTCGCCCGGGTGTTCAAGGCGGTCGGCGACCCGGTGCGGTTGCGGCTGCTGTCGCTGATCGCCTCGCACGACGGCGGTGAGGCGTGCGTGTGCGACCTGACCGGGGCGTTCGAGCTGACCGGCCCGACCATCTCGCACCACCTCAAGGTGCTGCGCGAGTCCGGGCTGGTCACCGGCGAGCGGCGGGGCACCTGGATCTACTACCGGGTCCAGCCGGAGACGCTGGCCCGCCTGTCCGCCGTCCTCACGCCGGCGGCGGTGACCGCGTGA
- the arsB gene encoding ACR3 family arsenite efflux transporter → MTTTGVAGRLSTLDRFLPVWIGAAMVLGLLAGRWIPGLETGLDAVAVDGISLPIALGLLVMMYPVLAKVRYDRLGSVTRDRKLLWPSLVLNWLIGPALMFALAWLLLPDLPEYRTGLIIVGLARCIAMVVIWNDLACGDREAAAVLVALNSVFQVIMFGVLGWFYLSALPGWLGLDTTTLSVSGWQIAKSTLIFLGIPLVAGYLTRRLGERARGRDWYESRFLPRIGPIALYGLLFTIVVLFALQGNQITSRPLDVARIALPLLVYFGLMWAGSYALGTAIGLNYERTTTLAFTAAGNNFELAIAVAIATFGATSGQALAGVVGPLIEVPVLVALVYVSLALRRRFTTTEIAR, encoded by the coding sequence GTGACCACCACCGGCGTCGCCGGCAGACTGTCCACCCTGGACCGCTTCCTGCCGGTGTGGATCGGCGCCGCGATGGTCCTCGGGTTGCTGGCCGGGCGCTGGATCCCCGGCCTGGAGACCGGGCTCGACGCCGTGGCCGTCGACGGCATCTCGCTGCCGATCGCGCTCGGTCTGCTGGTGATGATGTACCCGGTGCTGGCCAAGGTCCGCTACGACAGGCTGGGCTCGGTCACCCGCGACCGGAAACTGCTGTGGCCCTCGCTCGTGCTGAACTGGCTGATCGGCCCGGCGCTGATGTTCGCCCTCGCGTGGTTGCTGCTGCCGGACCTGCCCGAGTACCGCACCGGCCTGATCATCGTCGGCCTGGCCCGCTGCATCGCCATGGTCGTCATCTGGAACGACCTCGCCTGCGGCGACCGCGAGGCCGCCGCCGTGCTCGTCGCGCTCAACTCGGTGTTCCAGGTGATCATGTTCGGCGTGCTGGGCTGGTTCTACCTGTCGGCGCTGCCCGGGTGGCTCGGCCTGGACACCACGACGCTGAGCGTGTCCGGCTGGCAGATCGCGAAGAGCACGCTGATCTTCCTCGGCATCCCGCTCGTGGCCGGATACCTCACCCGCCGGCTCGGCGAGCGCGCCCGGGGGCGCGACTGGTACGAATCCCGGTTCCTGCCGCGCATCGGGCCGATCGCCCTGTACGGGCTGCTGTTCACCATCGTCGTGCTGTTCGCCCTGCAGGGCAACCAGATCACCAGCCGGCCGCTCGACGTCGCCCGCATCGCGCTGCCGCTGCTGGTCTACTTCGGACTCATGTGGGCCGGGTCCTACGCGCTGGGCACGGCGATCGGCCTGAACTACGAACGCACCACCACGCTCGCCTTCACCGCGGCGGGCAACAACTTCGAGCTCGCCATCGCCGTCGCCATCGCGACCTTCGGCGCCACCAGCGGCCAGGCCCTCGCCGGGGTCGTCGGCCCGCTGATCGAGGTGCCGGTGCTCGTCGCGCTCGTCTACGTCTCGCTCGCCCTGCGCCGCCGGTTCACCACAACGGAGATCGCCCGATGA